Proteins from a genomic interval of Panthera uncia isolate 11264 chromosome C1 unlocalized genomic scaffold, Puncia_PCG_1.0 HiC_scaffold_4, whole genome shotgun sequence:
- the PDIK1L gene encoding serine/threonine-protein kinase PDIK1L has translation MVSSQPKYDLIREVGRGSYGVVYEAVIRKTSARVAVKKIRCHAPENVELALREFWALSSIKSQHPNVIHLEECILQKDGMVQKMSHGSNSSLYLQLVETSLKGEIAFDPRSAYYLWFVMDFCDGGDMNEYLLSRKPNRKTNTSFMLQLSSALAFLHKNQIIHRDLKPDNILISQSRLDTSDLEPTLKVADFGLSKVCSASGQNPEEPVSVNKCFLSTACGTDFYMAPEVWEGHYTAKADIFALGIIIWAMLERITFIDTETKKELLGSYVKQGTEIVPVGEALLENPKMELLIPVKKKSMNGRMKQLIKEMLAANPQDRPDAFELELRLVQIAFKDSSWET, from the exons ATGGTGAGTAGCCAGCCAAAGTACGATCTAATACGGGAGGTAGGCCGAGGCAGTTACGGTGTTGTGTATGAAGCAGTCATCAGAAAGACCTCTGCACGGGTGGCAGTGAAGAAGATTCGATGCCATGCACCTGAAAATGTTGAACTAGCCCTGCGTGAGTTCTGGGCCCTAAGCAGTATCAAGAGCCAACATCCAAATGTGATTCACTTGGAGGAATGCATCTTACAAAAAGATGGGATGGTGCAAAAAATGTCCCATGGCTCTAATTCTTCCCTTTATTTACAG CTTGTAGAGACTtcattaaaaggagaaattgcCTTTGATCCCAGAAGCGCCTATTACTTGTGGTTTGTGATGGATTTTTGCGACGGCGGAGATATGAATGAGTATCTGTTGTCCAGGAAACCCAATCGTAAAACTAACACCAGCTTTATGCTTCAGCTGAGCAGTGCTCTGGCTTTCTTGCATAAAAACCAGATCATCCACCGAGATCTTAAGCCTGATAACATCCTGATTTCTCAAAGCAGGTTGGATACCAGTGACTTGGAACCCACACTGAAAGTGGCCGATTTTGGTCTCAGTAAAGTTTGTTCAGCCTCTGGGCAGAACCCAGAAGAACCTGTCAGTGTAAACAAGTGTTTCCTTTCCACAGCGTGTGGAACAGATTTCTACATGGCACCTGAAGTGTGGGAGGGACATTACACAGCAAAAGCTGACATCTTTGCTTTGGGGATTATCATCTGGGCAATGCTGGAAAGGATCACATTCAtagacacagagacaaagaaggaactCTTAGGGAGTTATGTAAAACAAGGAACTGAGATTGTGCCCGTTGGAGAGGCGCTTCTGGAAAATCCCAAAATGGAACTTCTCATTCCTGTGAAGAAAAAGTCTATGAATGGGCGAATGAAACAACTGATTAAGGAAATGCTGGCTGCAAACCCTCAGGATCGTCCAGATGCTTTTGAACTAGAACTCAGATTAGTACAAATTGCATTTAAAGATAGCAGCTGGGAAACGTGA